In the genome of Spirochaetia bacterium, one region contains:
- a CDS encoding TRAP transporter large permease, translating into MGLLLFLFIVLLLANMPIAFVIGISGAGYFFVHNEIPWSVLVQRVVAQTQSTSFLAVPFFLLAGNLMNETGITKNLLALARLLTRTLYGGIAQVNVVLSTLMGGISGSACADAGMEIRILGPEMDAKGYPKGYAASLTCLTSLITATIPPSLGLILYGFVGSVSIGQLFAAGMIPGLFMCVALMTAVTITSHKHKYDPPCPGVKRVTWVELRANLKSSVWALMFPIILVVGIRFGFFTPSEAGAFAVVYSIIIGIFVYKELTWEKFKTALFNGIIDDGAIIIIIAFSGIFSYALTYGNVPKIMSHFLLGITKNPQLMMLLMLVFLFFSGMLVDSNVNILLLTPIFLPVVESMGINPVHFGICMMTIVTMGCMTPPVGTAIYIVCGIHGCTVGDYMKEAKPFFAAILLEVVVLVFIPEISMFLPHLMYGI; encoded by the coding sequence ATGGGATTGTTACTGTTCTTATTCATTGTTTTACTTTTGGCAAACATGCCGATTGCTTTTGTCATTGGAATTTCTGGTGCTGGCTATTTTTTTGTTCATAATGAAATTCCTTGGAGTGTCTTGGTACAAAGAGTGGTGGCTCAAACACAATCAACATCTTTCTTGGCTGTACCTTTCTTCCTGCTTGCAGGAAACCTTATGAATGAAACAGGAATTACCAAGAATTTACTTGCTCTTGCTAGGTTGCTGACTCGTACGCTTTATGGTGGAATAGCTCAAGTCAATGTTGTGCTCAGTACTTTGATGGGGGGAATTTCCGGTAGTGCTTGTGCCGATGCCGGTATGGAAATAAGAATCCTAGGTCCGGAAATGGATGCAAAAGGGTATCCGAAGGGTTATGCTGCGAGTTTGACATGTTTGACTAGTCTCATAACAGCAACCATACCTCCTAGTCTTGGTTTGATTCTTTATGGGTTTGTCGGCAGTGTCTCAATCGGTCAATTGTTTGCAGCAGGGATGATACCTGGCCTTTTTATGTGCGTAGCTCTTATGACTGCTGTAACAATTACCAGCCATAAACATAAATATGATCCTCCTTGCCCAGGTGTGAAAAGAGTGACATGGGTTGAGTTGAGAGCTAATTTAAAATCATCTGTTTGGGCATTGATGTTTCCAATTATTCTTGTTGTCGGTATTCGTTTTGGCTTTTTTACCCCATCTGAGGCCGGTGCTTTTGCTGTTGTGTATTCTATTATCATAGGAATTTTTGTTTACAAAGAACTTACTTGGGAAAAGTTCAAGACAGCTCTCTTCAATGGCATTATCGATGACGGTGCAATTATTATAATTATAGCTTTTTCTGGAATTTTCAGTTATGCGCTTACTTATGGCAACGTACCTAAGATTATGTCACATTTTTTGCTTGGGATTACCAAAAATCCGCAACTTATGATGTTACTCATGTTGGTTTTTCTCTTTTTCTCAGGTATGCTTGTGGATTCAAATGTTAATATTCTCTTGCTAACACCCATTTTTCTTCCTGTTGTAGAATCTATGGGAATTAATCCTGTCCATTTTGGTATTTGTATGATGACTATTGTAACAATGGGGTGCATGACACCTCCTGTTGGAACAGCTATTTATATTGTCTGTGGCATACATGGTTGTACAGTTGGAGATTACATGAAAGAAGCAAAACCTTTCTTTGCTGCAATTCTTTTAGAGGTTGTTGTTCTTGTGTTTATTCCTGAGATTTCTATGTTTTTGCCCCATCTTATGTATGGAATATAG